Proteins from a single region of Dyadobacter fanqingshengii:
- a CDS encoding TonB-dependent receptor, which translates to MKRRTTKLIRVMRAGLIAFGVLVTTAGTLLAENGYSQRLMSKKVTISFSDVSLEKAIEKISKASRIDFSYNNKEVRKIKVHSSNFQETSVKEVLESVLAETPYSFRETEESIVVYKTKDQPEALETLTNRPLTSGQAPSVQITKDILVKGQVTDSENSPLPGVSVLVKGTSEGSLTDEEGNFKIRVDSESDVLIFSYIGFQTREVPVGNNTSLTIALKEDTKSLSEVVVVGYGTQKKANLTGAVSTVDVDKTMQSRPVTDVGRALQGAVPGLTITTTTGDLGSSPQIRLRGMVGSLNAGNGAQPLILLDNVEIQSLLLVNPDDIQSISVLKDAASTSIYGSRAAWGVILITSKSGKKNTRNQISYSANFSQSTPTNTPKLAPAADGPEYALLAAKRNNPSATTFGTVGMYFTDESIQKIRDWETQYGGQDLGNEMVLGRDFEIKDGRLYFYRPWDAGDMYMRKWAPQSNHNLGFTGGNDKTSYNVSLGYMGQEGVLKEKTDLFKRYSGTFSINSDLNKWFSLNAKLLLSKNVAESPFSFGGTTYDPLYYLYRWHSVYPYGTYEGKPFRNVVTEVQQANMINYSSNFIRATVGGQFKLAKDFTIDANYTYSNTNDHIREVGGTVTAWNQWNGVPLKYEPYTAATYDRVKYNSNWNEMHTFKAFATYSKDVEKHSLKFLAGMDLDLFKRWGQSSERRGLLDQTHGELPLATGDQYVDGFRGHWATQGYFGRINYTFNDKFLFEVNGRYDGSSFFPDNSQWAFFPSVSAGYVLTAEPFMSFSKPVLDNLKIRGSWGSLGNTDVGSTTFRPTMASSASNWWIGTSNMVTVATPSLVPPSLTWEKISTLDLGLDASLFNNRLAVTYDWYQRTTSDMITGGIVLPSSFGATPPRRNYGQMQTTGWEIALDWRQSMASGFNFSVGLSLSDFKEKITKFDGNLVNGNYKGKILGEIWGYETDRFFRNDDFQQNTDGSLITDAAGHYILKDGIPNQTKHEAGTFFYGPGDIKYKDLNGDGTVFTGSSSLDDHGDLKVIGNSTPRYQYGIRLGADWKGFDLNLFMQGVGKRDLWASGSIFIPGNNPNDAMYAHQMDYWTPERQDAFYPRPTNTGQSNNTQNFLIQDKYLLDMSYLRMKSVNFGYRLPARLTQKIKMQNLRIYVNGENLFEFDNLDIPIDPEVDFRNSTIDRATFGRVYPYRRSVSMGLQLTF; encoded by the coding sequence ATGAAAAGAAGAACTACTAAACTAATCAGAGTCATGAGGGCCGGATTGATCGCGTTTGGGGTGTTGGTTACTACGGCGGGGACTTTGCTGGCGGAAAATGGTTACAGCCAGCGTCTCATGAGCAAAAAAGTCACGATCAGTTTCAGTGATGTTTCGCTCGAAAAAGCCATTGAAAAGATCAGTAAAGCAAGTCGGATTGACTTTTCTTACAATAATAAAGAAGTCAGAAAAATAAAGGTCCATAGCAGTAACTTCCAGGAAACCAGCGTCAAAGAAGTGCTGGAATCGGTTTTGGCAGAAACCCCCTACTCTTTCCGGGAAACGGAAGAAAGCATTGTGGTCTACAAAACCAAGGACCAGCCCGAAGCATTGGAAACCCTCACAAACCGGCCCCTAACTTCCGGGCAAGCGCCTTCGGTTCAAATAACAAAGGACATTCTCGTTAAAGGACAGGTTACCGATTCAGAAAACAGTCCGCTGCCTGGCGTAAGCGTGCTCGTGAAGGGTACATCGGAAGGATCGCTAACGGATGAGGAGGGTAATTTCAAGATCCGTGTAGACTCAGAATCAGATGTCTTGATCTTCTCTTACATTGGTTTTCAAACCAGGGAAGTGCCTGTCGGAAATAATACCAGTCTGACAATAGCATTAAAAGAAGACACAAAAAGCCTTAGTGAAGTGGTTGTGGTCGGTTATGGAACTCAGAAAAAAGCCAACTTAACGGGCGCGGTCAGCACGGTGGATGTGGACAAAACCATGCAATCCAGACCTGTAACAGACGTGGGCCGTGCATTGCAAGGCGCAGTTCCGGGGTTGACCATTACGACGACCACGGGTGATCTGGGCAGCAGCCCGCAGATCCGTCTTCGCGGAATGGTGGGTTCACTGAATGCAGGCAATGGCGCTCAGCCGCTTATTTTGTTGGATAATGTAGAAATACAGAGCCTTTTACTCGTTAATCCGGACGACATTCAATCCATTTCCGTACTCAAAGATGCCGCTTCGACATCCATTTACGGAAGTCGTGCAGCCTGGGGCGTAATTTTAATCACGTCAAAATCAGGCAAGAAAAATACACGAAATCAAATCTCTTACTCTGCAAACTTTTCACAAAGCACGCCTACGAACACGCCCAAACTCGCTCCCGCGGCGGATGGACCGGAATATGCATTGCTGGCTGCAAAACGCAACAATCCATCGGCAACCACATTTGGAACCGTAGGAATGTATTTCACAGACGAAAGCATTCAGAAAATCCGGGATTGGGAAACGCAATATGGCGGCCAGGATCTAGGTAATGAGATGGTGCTGGGCCGTGATTTTGAGATCAAGGACGGTCGGCTTTATTTCTATCGCCCCTGGGACGCGGGCGACATGTATATGCGCAAATGGGCGCCGCAAAGCAATCATAATCTGGGTTTTACAGGTGGAAATGACAAAACCAGCTACAATGTAAGTCTGGGCTATATGGGCCAGGAAGGCGTTTTGAAGGAAAAAACAGATCTTTTCAAACGTTATAGCGGCACATTCAGCATTAATTCTGATTTGAACAAATGGTTCAGCCTGAATGCCAAGCTGTTACTCTCCAAAAACGTAGCAGAAAGTCCGTTCTCTTTTGGCGGAACCACTTATGATCCACTTTACTATTTGTATCGCTGGCATTCGGTTTACCCGTATGGCACTTACGAAGGCAAGCCCTTCCGAAATGTGGTAACTGAGGTTCAGCAGGCCAATATGATCAATTATTCTTCCAATTTTATCCGGGCAACGGTTGGTGGTCAGTTTAAGCTGGCGAAAGATTTTACCATTGATGCCAACTACACTTATTCCAACACCAACGATCACATCCGAGAAGTCGGCGGAACGGTTACGGCCTGGAACCAATGGAACGGTGTGCCTTTGAAATACGAACCCTACACCGCTGCCACTTACGACCGCGTCAAATACAACTCCAACTGGAATGAAATGCACACTTTCAAAGCATTTGCCACTTATTCCAAAGACGTAGAGAAGCATTCGCTTAAATTCCTGGCGGGGATGGACCTTGATTTGTTTAAAAGATGGGGCCAATCCTCCGAAAGACGCGGGTTGCTGGACCAAACCCATGGAGAGTTGCCACTGGCCACAGGCGATCAATATGTGGATGGTTTCAGAGGTCACTGGGCTACGCAGGGTTATTTCGGACGGATCAATTATACATTCAACGACAAGTTTTTATTTGAAGTGAATGGTCGTTATGATGGCTCGTCTTTCTTTCCCGACAATAGCCAGTGGGCGTTTTTCCCTTCTGTTTCAGCAGGATATGTGCTTACGGCCGAGCCATTTATGTCATTCAGCAAACCGGTTCTCGACAACTTGAAAATTCGCGGATCATGGGGATCGCTGGGAAATACGGATGTGGGCAGCACAACATTCCGTCCAACTATGGCATCTTCCGCTTCCAACTGGTGGATCGGGACGAGCAATATGGTTACCGTGGCGACGCCCTCGCTCGTGCCGCCTTCCCTCACCTGGGAGAAGATCAGCACGCTGGATTTAGGGCTGGATGCAAGCCTTTTTAACAACCGGCTGGCCGTTACCTACGACTGGTATCAACGCACCACCAGCGATATGATCACGGGCGGAATTGTGCTTCCGAGCAGCTTCGGGGCAACGCCTCCCCGACGGAATTATGGTCAAATGCAAACAACGGGTTGGGAAATCGCACTCGACTGGCGTCAAAGTATGGCCAGCGGCTTTAATTTCAGCGTGGGATTATCATTGTCTGATTTCAAAGAGAAGATTACCAAATTTGACGGAAATCTTGTCAACGGGAATTATAAAGGCAAAATACTGGGCGAGATCTGGGGTTACGAAACCGATCGCTTTTTCAGAAACGACGATTTTCAGCAAAACACAGATGGCTCGCTGATCACCGACGCTGCCGGACATTATATTCTGAAAGACGGCATTCCTAATCAGACCAAGCACGAGGCGGGCACATTCTTCTATGGTCCGGGTGACATTAAATACAAAGACCTGAATGGCGACGGGACAGTTTTCACCGGCAGCAGCAGCCTGGACGATCACGGTGATTTAAAGGTGATCGGAAATTCAACCCCGCGCTATCAATACGGCATCCGCCTCGGCGCCGATTGGAAGGGTTTTGACCTGAACCTGTTTATGCAAGGTGTAGGCAAGCGCGATCTATGGGCTTCCGGGTCTATTTTTATTCCTGGAAATAATCCTAATGATGCCATGTACGCGCATCAGATGGACTATTGGACGCCGGAACGGCAGGATGCTTTTTATCCTCGCCCGACAAACACCGGACAATCCAACAACACGCAGAATTTCCTGATCCAGGACAAATATCTGCTGGATATGTCTTACCTGAGAATGAAGAGTGTGAATTTTGGTTACCGGCTTCCAGCGCGACTGACCCAGAAAATCAAGATGCAGAACCTGCGGATTTATGTAAATGGAGAAAATCTGTTCGAATTTGACAACCTCGATATCCCGATCGACCCGGAAGTGGATTTCCGCAATTCAACCATCGATCGCGCTACTTTCGGGCGGGTTTATCCATATCGTCGAAGCGTTTCCATGGGTCTCCAACTTACATTCTAA
- a CDS encoding FecR family protein encodes MDINDLYKSLGLEPPSDNENNHEPKGDNIKARIDRTLNFDKNRNLFLRKWYAIAASLAFIILSAAGIYQYSIHNSSYGDMITITAPAGGTREVTLPDGSHVWLNAASVLRYPANFGETREVFLEEGEGFFQVKRDTTAPFTVHSSHLDTRVLGTSFRVKAYKELSHEIVTVVSGKVAVSRGAEPLALLEKDQEVIFDKNSGNEREMLVEATESVDWKSGNVILKSVRFEDLILAVENAYQVSIHFDRQKFKECENSIRFSTHQSLESVMDLISDIQGIRYEIKGKEVIVSGEGCQ; translated from the coding sequence ATGGACATTAACGACCTCTATAAAAGTTTGGGACTGGAACCACCTTCGGACAATGAAAATAACCACGAACCGAAAGGCGACAACATTAAAGCTAGGATTGATCGAACCTTAAATTTTGACAAGAACCGAAACCTATTTTTGCGTAAATGGTATGCTATTGCAGCCTCACTGGCCTTTATAATCCTCTCAGCAGCAGGAATTTACCAATATAGTATTCACAATTCCAGTTATGGGGACATGATCACCATTACAGCTCCCGCTGGCGGAACACGTGAAGTCACCCTGCCCGACGGCTCGCATGTGTGGCTGAATGCAGCCAGTGTTTTGAGATATCCGGCCAATTTCGGTGAAACCCGGGAAGTTTTTCTGGAAGAAGGAGAAGGTTTTTTTCAGGTTAAGCGCGATACAACGGCCCCCTTCACAGTTCACAGTTCCCACCTCGACACCCGGGTGCTTGGGACCTCATTCAGGGTGAAGGCTTACAAGGAATTATCCCACGAAATTGTGACGGTTGTGAGCGGAAAAGTGGCCGTTTCCAGGGGTGCTGAGCCGCTTGCGCTTTTGGAAAAAGACCAGGAAGTGATTTTTGATAAAAACAGTGGAAACGAAAGAGAAATGCTGGTGGAAGCGACCGAATCGGTTGACTGGAAATCGGGAAATGTGATATTAAAGTCAGTGCGCTTTGAAGATTTGATATTAGCTGTGGAAAATGCCTATCAGGTGAGCATTCACTTTGATAGGCAAAAATTTAAAGAATGCGAGAACAGCATTCGGTTTAGTACCCATCAGAGCCTCGAAAGTGTGATGGACCTTATCAGTGACATTCAGGGAATTCGCTACGAAATAAAGGGGAAGGAGGTGATCGTAAGCGGAGAGGGCTGTCAGTAA
- a CDS encoding RNA polymerase sigma factor — MNLLKDGDDRNAFNELYVRYWKVIYDIGYKKLHNASLAEDLVHDLFVDIWNKRQEITIHSTFIGYLHTMLINRLIDQNRKEAFRLRVQQDILERTPVNENQFFDAVASDDIEKQLMAEVENLPADMKTIFLLSRREHLSTIEIAQKLSLSPQTVKNQISNAIRRLRLKELHL; from the coding sequence ATGAATCTTTTGAAAGATGGGGATGACAGAAACGCCTTCAACGAGCTGTATGTGCGCTATTGGAAGGTTATTTATGACATAGGTTATAAAAAACTGCATAATGCTTCCCTTGCGGAAGATCTCGTTCACGATCTTTTTGTCGATATCTGGAACAAGCGGCAGGAAATAACGATTCACAGCACATTCATCGGCTATCTCCATACCATGCTGATTAACCGGCTTATTGATCAGAACCGGAAAGAGGCGTTTCGTTTACGCGTGCAGCAAGACATTTTGGAGCGAACCCCAGTGAATGAAAACCAGTTTTTCGATGCTGTCGCGTCCGATGATATTGAAAAGCAATTGATGGCGGAAGTTGAAAATCTACCGGCTGATATGAAAACGATATTTTTGCTGAGCCGGCGCGAGCATTTGTCTACCATTGAAATCGCGCAAAAATTATCTTTATCTCCCCAAACAGTCAAAAACCAGATCAGCAACGCCATCCGGCGGCTCCGGCTGAAAGAATTGCATTTGTAA
- a CDS encoding heparinase II/III domain-containing protein, translating to MKKIFACLFLLAAVSGFAQQSAPHAQQATNAIQSIRKAHPRLLLLKGEEQILVNQIKKHAEWGNVHAQILGECDKLLGLPPVERIKIGRRLLDKSRECLRRVFMLSYAYRTTKEDKYLKRAEKELLAVAAFEDWNPTHFLDVAEMTMAVAIGYDWLFDQLSAESRKIIKDAILKKGIEPSLDSKYNYFVTAEHNWNQVCNAGISFGALAIAEDEPALANQIIKRAVESVPRAMIKSYKPDGAYPEGFSYWGYGTSFNVLLISAMQKALGTDFGLSQSPGFLKTAGFLENLIGPTGMAHNWGDSGLREGLNPTLFWFAEKNKKPSLLWSQKKLLAGTSDEFLRNRIIPALLVWGVKTDLDAIKPPTKKVWVGQGPSPVAMMRTSWTDQNAIFVGFKAGSPAVNHAHMDVGSFVLDAQGERWAMDFGMQDYNSLEAKGVDLWNAAQNSQRWQVFRLNNFAHSTLIFNSQLQNAKGYAQIDTWSDQGDQLAAISDLSQVYENQVKSVKRGISIIQEKFVLVRDEIATLEKPVTMRWNLLTAANARIIDEKTVELSQNGKKMFLIFDTNAKINIQTWSTEPPHDYDTPNPNTQFIGFETTIPANSEASFNAYFSTSTDAPATKPLADWPGKLK from the coding sequence ATGAAAAAGATCTTCGCCTGTTTGTTTCTCCTTGCCGCTGTTTCTGGATTCGCTCAGCAAAGCGCGCCTCACGCGCAGCAGGCAACGAATGCTATCCAGTCGATCAGGAAAGCACATCCTCGCTTGCTTTTGCTGAAAGGGGAAGAGCAGATTTTGGTAAACCAAATAAAAAAACACGCGGAATGGGGCAATGTGCATGCCCAAATCCTGGGAGAATGCGATAAGTTGTTGGGCCTGCCTCCCGTGGAACGGATCAAAATCGGGCGACGCTTGCTGGACAAATCTAGGGAATGTTTGCGCCGCGTTTTCATGCTTTCCTATGCATACCGGACCACCAAAGAGGACAAATATCTGAAACGGGCAGAAAAAGAATTGCTGGCCGTGGCCGCTTTCGAGGACTGGAATCCAACTCATTTCCTTGACGTCGCCGAAATGACCATGGCCGTTGCAATCGGTTATGACTGGCTTTTTGATCAGTTATCGGCTGAAAGTAGAAAGATCATTAAAGACGCGATCCTGAAAAAAGGCATCGAACCTTCGCTGGATAGCAAATACAATTATTTCGTTACGGCTGAGCATAACTGGAACCAGGTTTGTAACGCCGGAATTTCATTTGGTGCCCTGGCCATTGCCGAGGACGAGCCTGCTTTGGCCAATCAGATCATTAAACGGGCCGTGGAATCCGTCCCGCGTGCCATGATCAAATCATATAAACCGGACGGCGCTTATCCGGAGGGATTTAGTTACTGGGGTTACGGAACGAGTTTCAATGTGCTGCTGATCAGTGCAATGCAAAAAGCATTAGGAACTGATTTTGGTTTATCCCAAAGTCCGGGATTCCTGAAAACGGCCGGATTTCTCGAAAATCTCATCGGGCCAACCGGGATGGCGCACAACTGGGGCGATAGCGGATTGCGGGAAGGGCTCAACCCAACATTGTTCTGGTTTGCCGAAAAAAACAAAAAACCTTCCTTATTATGGAGCCAGAAAAAACTGCTGGCAGGAACCTCCGATGAATTTCTGCGCAACCGCATCATTCCCGCGTTGCTTGTGTGGGGCGTCAAAACGGATCTGGATGCAATTAAGCCGCCGACAAAAAAGGTTTGGGTTGGCCAGGGTCCGTCGCCGGTTGCCATGATGCGCACCTCATGGACAGACCAGAATGCGATTTTCGTAGGCTTCAAAGCTGGCTCACCGGCTGTAAACCACGCTCATATGGATGTTGGATCTTTTGTTCTCGACGCGCAGGGCGAGCGCTGGGCGATGGATTTTGGCATGCAGGATTACAACTCGCTCGAAGCAAAAGGTGTTGATCTCTGGAATGCAGCACAAAATTCACAGCGCTGGCAGGTTTTCAGACTTAATAATTTCGCTCACAGCACATTAATCTTCAATAGCCAGCTTCAAAACGCAAAAGGTTATGCCCAAATAGACACCTGGTCGGATCAGGGCGATCAGCTGGCTGCGATTTCCGATCTTTCTCAGGTTTATGAAAATCAGGTCAAATCGGTGAAACGCGGCATCTCCATCATCCAGGAAAAGTTTGTGCTTGTGCGCGACGAGATCGCCACTTTGGAAAAACCGGTTACTATGCGCTGGAACTTGCTCACGGCTGCAAATGCGCGAATTATAGATGAAAAAACGGTTGAGCTATCCCAAAATGGCAAGAAAATGTTCCTGATTTTTGATACCAATGCCAAAATCAACATTCAAACCTGGTCAACCGAGCCGCCGCACGACTACGATACGCCTAACCCCAATACCCAGTTCATTGGCTTCGAGACGACCATTCCTGCCAATTCCGAGGCAAGCTTCAATGCTTATTTTTCTACATCAACAGATGCTCCCGCCACGAAGCCACTGGCTGACTGGCCCGGAAAATTGAAATAA
- a CDS encoding PepSY-associated TM helix domain-containing protein, whose product MSSVKSVKTWFQIHKWTSLICTLFLLMLCLTGLPLIFHEEIEELEGKPKLAKELPAGTKAAGLDKLETAALAAFPKKVVRYIYWDEHEPNTTTFSLSDSINAAPDNFTTVIVDDRTAEVLEAPNLQEGFMYIMLQMHIDMFMGIGGKLFLGLMGLLFVAAIISGMMLYSPIMKRFNFGMVRTEKSTRLKWLDLHNLLGVVTIVWGTVVGLTGVINTMSEVVLGLWQVGQLSEMTAPYKNAQPLTGKLSSLDGAMAVAEKAAPEMEPSLVAYPGTPFTSKHHYAVFMKGNTPLTKRIIKPALVDAKTGSLTDMRDMPWYVNTLFVSQPLHFGDYGGLPLKIIWALFDIATIVILGSGLYLWFARNKANKAHLNRLNKRDFESLTVLAEKEN is encoded by the coding sequence ATGAGCTCCGTAAAATCTGTAAAAACCTGGTTCCAAATCCACAAATGGACCAGCCTCATCTGTACGCTTTTTCTATTAATGCTGTGCCTCACAGGGCTTCCGCTGATCTTTCATGAGGAGATTGAAGAGCTCGAAGGAAAACCCAAACTCGCCAAAGAACTTCCCGCAGGCACAAAGGCTGCGGGCCTGGACAAGTTGGAAACGGCTGCATTGGCTGCATTTCCCAAAAAAGTGGTCCGCTACATTTATTGGGATGAGCATGAGCCTAATACAACGACTTTCAGTTTGTCGGATTCCATCAATGCGGCACCGGACAATTTTACGACCGTGATAGTGGATGACCGCACTGCCGAAGTTCTGGAAGCGCCTAACTTGCAGGAAGGTTTCATGTACATCATGCTGCAAATGCACATTGATATGTTCATGGGAATTGGCGGAAAATTATTTCTTGGGCTTATGGGGCTGCTTTTTGTGGCCGCGATTATTTCAGGAATGATGCTTTACAGTCCTATTATGAAGCGTTTCAACTTCGGAATGGTGCGCACCGAAAAATCCACAAGACTGAAATGGCTCGATCTTCATAACCTGCTTGGCGTTGTCACCATCGTTTGGGGGACGGTTGTGGGACTTACAGGCGTCATTAATACAATGTCGGAAGTTGTGCTGGGCTTATGGCAAGTGGGGCAGCTTTCGGAAATGACTGCGCCTTACAAAAATGCGCAGCCACTGACTGGAAAACTCAGCTCACTGGATGGCGCTATGGCCGTTGCCGAAAAGGCAGCGCCCGAAATGGAGCCCTCGCTTGTCGCCTACCCGGGCACGCCTTTCACCAGCAAACACCATTATGCCGTATTTATGAAGGGAAATACGCCGTTGACCAAACGCATCATTAAGCCCGCACTCGTGGACGCCAAAACCGGCAGCCTCACTGACATGCGCGACATGCCCTGGTATGTAAACACACTTTTTGTTTCCCAGCCGCTTCACTTCGGAGATTATGGCGGATTGCCATTGAAGATTATCTGGGCGCTTTTTGATATCGCCACCATCGTCATTCTTGGCAGCGGTTTGTATTTATGGTTTGCCAGAAACAAAGCCAATAAGGCACATCTTAACCGGCTGAACAAACGGGATTTCGAAAGTCTGACCGTTCTGGCTGAAAAAGAAAACTAA
- a CDS encoding TonB-dependent receptor, with the protein MRRFYILLPFFLLLHISTTINVCAQGTYNLKGTIRDNSGPIFGASVQVVEINKNTITDSEGRFEITNVAKGTYTLLLQHMGYKQLKTTVTASGQTKEAVFILEEDHTQLSEVQVNGRTETQQAKLQPIKVEVINTKAIQEQPSTLVELMNRSAGIRIRQTGGLGSNAGLMMNGFQDRAIKNFKDGIPMDYLGAGYNISLVPVNMLERVEVYKGVLPTGLGADALGGAVNMVTKKSLYRYAEASYEFASFNTHRASVNALYSDTTRHFFIGTDAFVNRSDNDYKVDVIVTDQETAARSPATVRLFHNKFANYYAEAYGGLTNLKWVDELRLGITWFHINRQNQYGSTMSQPFGASVSRQYSVIPTLRYRKQFGKLGIDQFLTTSNIHTAQVDTLRGTYDWYGHFIPSPSRRGEISMRGSLSDITFSYFTSRTHLGYQIGERHLAEINVVSTNIGRKGSDPLGLTLPETGQDILSLPAKYYKIIGAAGIQSVFLNDKLINNLIAKFFHYNTSTINVDIYGTALGQHRTTSENSFGIAEALKFALTANTFFRVSAEAATRLPEQDEMFGDGNFHRSNFLLKPEKSTNVNLGFRTERSGAYALEVNSFYRITRDLILKVPIDFLYTQNQNVENVKGLGFETDLSVTLNRWLRANGNFTYQDFRIFDTGNRLKEKARLRNTPYFFANLALNSTWNNIGGRGKLNLYYYYTFVREYYLDYVPQSLEPDGFLGLWGKAKFDAPNIIPNQGLHAAGFTYNPAGERFSIGFQAKNILNAHVYDNFRIQNAGRSLHLKLNYTLK; encoded by the coding sequence TTGAGACGTTTTTACATTCTTTTGCCTTTTTTTCTTCTTCTACACATTAGTACGACGATAAATGTCTGTGCACAAGGAACGTATAACTTAAAGGGGACAATCAGGGATAACAGCGGCCCAATCTTCGGCGCATCGGTTCAGGTTGTTGAAATAAATAAAAACACGATCACGGACAGCGAAGGAAGGTTTGAAATCACGAATGTCGCAAAGGGGACATACACGCTGCTCCTGCAACACATGGGTTACAAGCAGTTAAAAACGACGGTCACTGCTTCCGGCCAAACCAAAGAAGCCGTTTTTATCCTGGAAGAAGACCATACACAACTGTCAGAAGTGCAGGTGAATGGCAGAACGGAAACGCAACAAGCAAAATTACAACCGATTAAAGTTGAGGTGATTAACACAAAAGCGATTCAGGAACAACCGTCTACGCTCGTGGAATTAATGAACCGCTCCGCGGGGATCAGGATCCGGCAAACGGGCGGACTGGGTTCCAATGCGGGATTAATGATGAATGGTTTCCAGGATCGGGCGATTAAGAACTTCAAAGATGGCATTCCAATGGACTATCTGGGAGCAGGCTACAACATTTCGCTTGTGCCCGTCAACATGCTGGAACGCGTAGAGGTTTACAAGGGCGTTCTACCCACCGGCCTGGGAGCGGATGCATTGGGCGGTGCAGTGAATATGGTTACCAAAAAATCGCTTTATCGCTATGCGGAAGCGTCCTACGAATTTGCCTCGTTCAACACCCACCGGGCATCTGTAAACGCATTGTATAGCGACACGACCCGCCATTTTTTTATCGGGACCGATGCATTTGTTAATCGATCGGACAATGATTATAAGGTTGACGTAATCGTGACCGATCAGGAAACTGCGGCGCGAAGCCCGGCAACCGTGCGTCTGTTTCACAATAAATTTGCCAATTACTATGCAGAAGCTTACGGAGGCTTGACGAACCTGAAATGGGTGGACGAGCTGCGTTTGGGGATAACCTGGTTCCATATCAACCGGCAAAATCAGTATGGCTCAACCATGTCGCAACCTTTCGGGGCGTCCGTCAGCAGGCAATATTCGGTGATCCCGACGCTTCGTTATCGCAAGCAATTTGGCAAGCTGGGCATTGACCAGTTTCTCACAACAAGCAACATTCACACAGCACAAGTAGACACATTAAGAGGCACTTACGATTGGTATGGCCACTTTATACCAAGCCCATCGCGGAGAGGAGAAATCTCTATGCGCGGCAGTTTGTCCGACATTACATTCTCCTATTTTACGTCCCGGACGCACCTGGGTTACCAGATCGGGGAGCGACATTTAGCAGAAATTAATGTGGTTTCGACGAACATTGGCCGGAAAGGGAGCGATCCTCTTGGCCTCACCTTGCCGGAAACAGGCCAGGATATCCTCTCACTGCCTGCGAAATATTACAAAATCATCGGGGCCGCCGGGATACAGTCGGTTTTTTTGAATGATAAGCTAATCAATAATCTCATTGCCAAATTCTTCCATTACAACACGTCAACGATAAATGTCGACATCTACGGAACGGCTCTGGGCCAGCACCGGACTACGTCCGAAAACAGCTTTGGAATTGCCGAAGCATTGAAATTTGCATTGACCGCCAACACGTTTTTCAGGGTTTCGGCAGAAGCAGCGACCCGGTTGCCCGAGCAGGATGAAATGTTTGGCGACGGCAATTTTCACCGCTCCAACTTCCTGTTGAAACCCGAAAAAAGCACCAATGTCAATCTGGGTTTCCGAACCGAAAGAAGTGGCGCGTATGCCCTTGAAGTGAATTCATTTTACCGCATTACCCGCGACCTGATCCTGAAAGTCCCTATCGACTTTTTGTATACCCAAAACCAAAATGTGGAGAATGTGAAAGGCCTGGGTTTCGAAACCGACCTGAGCGTAACGCTAAACCGCTGGCTGCGTGCAAATGGCAATTTCACGTATCAGGACTTCCGCATTTTCGATACGGGCAATCGTCTGAAAGAAAAGGCGCGGCTGCGGAATACGCCTTACTTTTTTGCAAATCTGGCGCTTAACAGCACATGGAACAACATTGGTGGCCGCGGAAAGCTCAACCTCTATTATTACTACACTTTTGTAAGAGAATATTATCTGGATTATGTGCCCCAATCGCTTGAACCGGATGGTTTTCTCGGGCTTTGGGGCAAAGCCAAATTTGACGCACCCAACATTATCCCAAACCAGGGGCTCCACGCCGCCGGCTTCACCTACAACCCGGCCGGAGAGCGCTTTTCCATTGGCTTTCAGGCTAAAAACATCCTTAATGCTCACGTTTATGACAATTTCCGCATTCAGAATGCGGGCCGCAGCTTGCATCTTAAACTGAATTATACCCTCAAATAA
- a CDS encoding helix-turn-helix domain-containing protein produces MKVVLKSETFSVEIELPQEMIQAIESLAQQIDQAKLKQHKKTTLRQGDIEKLHEIRILLLANRQIPFSIEELAKIAGINRTKLQAGFKELFGNTVFGYLSDQRLEDARRLILDGGNMSISEVAAIAGYKNPQHFTAAFKRKFGVLPRDVRR; encoded by the coding sequence ATGAAAGTTGTATTAAAGTCAGAGACATTCAGCGTTGAAATTGAACTTCCCCAGGAAATGATCCAAGCGATTGAATCGCTCGCGCAGCAGATTGATCAGGCCAAACTTAAACAACACAAGAAAACAACGTTAAGGCAAGGCGACATTGAAAAGCTGCACGAGATCAGGATTCTGTTGCTTGCCAACCGGCAAATTCCATTTTCAATAGAAGAGCTCGCCAAAATCGCAGGCATTAACAGGACCAAATTGCAGGCGGGTTTCAAGGAACTATTCGGCAACACCGTTTTCGGTTACCTGTCCGACCAGCGGCTGGAAGATGCGCGCAGGCTCATTCTGGATGGCGGAAACATGTCAATTTCCGAGGTGGCCGCCATTGCAGGTTATAAAAACCCGCAACATTTTACGGCTGCATTTAAACGTAAATTCGGCGTCTTGCCCAGGGATGTCCGGAGGTAA